The Mesorhizobium sp. M3A.F.Ca.ET.080.04.2.1 genome contains the following window.
GGGTGGAGGATCTGCCGGCGATCATCGCGCTCGACGCCGCAGGTTTCGGCGTGCGCAGGACAAATCTTATCGAAAAGCTGTTCGGCCAGTCGGTGGGCTACGGACTCCTTGATGAGGGAGAGCTAAGGGCCTTCGCCCTTTGCCGGCCGTTCGGCCGCGGCCACGTCATCGGCCCGGTGATGGCCAACACGGACGACGATGCCATCGCCGTGGTCCGGCCGCATGTGGTCGAACATTCGGGCAGCTTTCTCAGAGTGGACACTCATATGGAGAGCGGCAAGTTCGCCGCATTCCTGTCGAACAGCGGCATGCCGGTCTTCGACACCGTGCTGACCATGTCACGGGGCAAACGCCTGGCCGACTATGCCGCCGGCGACAGCCCACCAACGAGCGCCTATGCGCTTGCCAGCCAAACGCTTGGATGAATAGTCCGGCGTCCCGACTGGCCGAAGTCGGCTATGTCGCGGATATCGGGTGACCTTGCCTGCTGCGGGTCGTCACGCCAGACACCTTACGATCTTGGTCTTTCCTTCTTGGGATCATAATGGGCGAAGGGCACGATGCGGGCCGGCAGGCGCTTCTGGTGGCCGTCGAGCTTTCCAATCTCGACCTCGGTGCCGACTTCGGCGTGGGTCGCGTCGATACGGGCTAGCGCGATGTTCTTCTTCAGCACAGGCGAGCGCGTCGACGACGTGACGACGCCGATCTGGGCGCGGCCAATATGGATGCAGTCCCCGTGTCCGACGGCGACGTTCGAATCGATATCGAGGCCGACGAGCTTGTGCCGGGGATGCTCCTTGCGCCGAATAAGCGCGTCACGACCGATGAAGTCGTCCGTCTTGGTCTTGAGCGGAACGGTAAATCCGATCCCGGCTTCGAACGGATCGGTCTGATCGGAGAATTCGTAGTTCGCAAAGATAAGCCCCGCTTCGATGCGCACCATGTCCAGTGCGGCCAGCCCCATGGACTTCAGTCCGTGCGGCTGGCCGGCCTCCCACACGGCGTCGAAAACCTTTTCTGCATCGCGCGGGTGGCACCAGACCTCATAGCCGAGTTCGCCGGTGTATCCGGTGCGCGACACCAAGATCGGAACGCCCTCCGCGTCGCCGATGCGGCCGATCGTGAAGCGGAACCATTCGAGCTCGGTCAGCGCCGGCTGGTGAGGTGGTGTCCGGACGATATCCTTGAGGACATCGCGGCTCCGAGGCCCCTGGACGGCGATGTTGTGCAACTGGTCGGTCGAAGAGCGGATCAATACTCTTAGGCCGAGCTTCTCAGCCTGCTCGCGCAGCCAGACGCCGGAATAATCGTCACCGCAGATCCAGCGGAAATTGTCCTTGCCAAGCCGCAGCAGCGTGCCGTCGTCGATCATGCCGCCATGCTCGTAGCACATGGCGGTGTAGACCACTTGCCCGACTCCCAGCTTCCTGACGTCGCGGGTGAGCGTGTACTGCATCAGGGTTTCAGAGTCCGGACCAGTCACCTCGAATTTGCGGAGCGCCGAGAGGTCCATCACGACCGCCTTTTCACGGCAGGCCCAATACTCCTCGATGGCGCCTTCGCTGGAAAATTCCTGGGGCAGCCAAAAACCCTTGTAGTCGACGAAATTGCGCGTGTGCTTCGAGAAGCTGGAATGGAAGGCTGTCTCACGGGTCATTTTAGGCTCGGCCTCCGGGGTGGTGCGTCGTGCTACCGCACGCTGAAATTTGTTCAGCCCGGAATAGGTCCGGACATGGATGTCAGTCGGATTCCAGCCATTGGCCGGAGTGGTGTCGTCTGGGCAGGCGGAGGACACACAGACGATATCGGTCAACGCCCGCAGCAGCACGTAATCGCCCGGGCGTGACCAAGGCTCGTCGGAATACATGACGCCATGGGCATCGATGCCGGTATTGAAGAAGAAGTTGACCGCCATCCAGCCTGCACGGGACGTCACGCCGTGGGGAGCGAGCGCGTCGTTGAAGTTCTCGGAGCAGTTGATGTGACCCGGGTAGCCGATATCGTCATAGTATTTCGCATAGCAGGCCAGCGCAAAAGCGTCGTGCCGGCCACAGGTGTCCTGGACCACCTCGACCAGCGGCTCGAAGTCTTGATCGAAATATTTCGCGTGCAGGCCCGGCATCGGGTAGGCATGGCCCATCAGCGAGCGGGTGGCGGTGACGTCGAGGGCGAGATCTCGGCCTTTGTCGAGCTTGCGTGCCGAGAAACACTGGAAGTCGGTACACTGGCGACCGTCGACGTCGATGATCTGAATATAGTCGCCGGCTTTCACGAAATAGGCTTTGGCCGTGCTCGACCTTACCCTGAGATCAAGCACTGGCTCGGCGAGCGGATCAGGCAGTTCAAATCTGCGGACCGAACGTATGGTAGAGCGCCGGACCAGGACTTCCAGCGGGGTCGTGGTGTCCTGGCCATCGACCGCCATGGGCGCCCCTGGCGCAGCCACCGCCAGCATGCCCTCGCGCCCGACGATGAAGCTCTGTTCCGCTCCGGCAGGAGTACCGCTGTCGAAAAACCGCACCGCCTCGGCGCGGCCAAGATCGATGTTGCGCTGCGCAAGGCCAAGCCGGAACTTCTGCAGGCTCTCGTCACCCTGGGCAAGCAGTGCCTTCAAGCCGGAGGCATCGCTGTTGGTGGGCGCACCGAGGATGCCGGGATCGGTCCGCCCCTGGGCGTCAAAGCTCACCAGCTCGCACGCCTGGCCGCCTTCGAGATTGCGGATCGTGACGCGGTCCCCTGCGTCGATTTCGATCAGTGCGGCGCCCGAGCCGGGGACTTGATAACGCTCCAGGCCGGGCGCGAGCAGCCCAGGCTGGAGGATCAGGCTGGCTTTCGGCGGGCCCATCGTCACGGCAGGATAGTCCGCAAGCGTCATTACCGCCTCCCATGGCCAGGTGCACGATCGACGAGCACCCCTGATTGCATCCCTGAAGCAGCCGCAACGAACCTCATCCGGCCATTGAAAATCTTCGTTGGGACGTCCCGCCGTGATCCACTCCCAGCGCCGGATTCATACGATGGCTGCGCCCGCTCGCGCGGGCTGCCAATCGTGTTTGATGCGGAGCGCATCCGTAGGCTTCGCGATAGACCTTGGAGAAGTGCGATGGCGAGATAAACCCACATGCCACCGCAACTTCCACGACCGGCAGATTTGTGCTCACAAGAAGCAGGTGCCCGCGCTCCAGACGAAGCTCCAGGTAATATCGGTTGGGCGAGCGTCCCAGCTCCCTCTCGAAAAGTCTTTCGATCTGCCGGCGCGATATTCCGCTCAACGCCACGAGTTCGTCGACCGGCATCGGATCATCCAGGCTTGCCTCCATCAGGCCGATGACCTTCATCACCGCCTTGTGGTTGAGCTTGACACGCGAATGAAGCGGCAGGCGTTGCCGGTCTCCGGCCGAGCGCATGCGGAAGGCGATAGCCTTTTCACAGATGCGATTGACCACGATCGAACCATGGTCGCGCTCGACCAAGTGCAAGAACATGTCGAACGGCGCATCCCCACCCGAGCAGCTATGCAGGTCCCCGTCGTGTTCAAACGCCGTTTGAGTGGATTCTACGCCCGGAAACTGCTCGCAAAACAGCGGAAGCTGTTCCCAGTGGACTGCACAACGGCGCCCGTCCGCCAGTCCGGCCCGCGCAGCAACGACAGTGCCGCTGCCGATGCAAATCAGGGGAATGCGGCGCATGCGGCATTCCCTTAGCCACGCATCGAGTTGCCTGTCCGGGCGCGGGATCGAGCTGCCGCCGCAGATCACGGCGGCCGAGGTCAAGTTCGATTTCTGGGTTCTCTCCCGCTCATTTCTCAGGCTGGAGTCGATGCTGACAGTCAGCCCGCAGTTCGACATGACCGGTTGACCATCCTCCGATACGACCTGCCAGCCGTAGACGTTCCTGCCGACCGCGTCATTGGCCAACCGCAGTACTTCTATCGCGCAGGAGAAAGCTTGAAGCGAAAAGCCAGGCAAAAGATAGAAACTAAACGATCTGTGCGCCGTGTGTGCAGTCAGCATCCAGGCTTCCTCCTCATCTTTGCCACCCTCTACCGCCGAACCGTGGGAGTGGTTCTCGTTTCTCCTCTCCCCGGAACTATGCGCGAGCACGTCATGGCGTGACGATTCGAGGAGTTCCGGGACGGGTCGCAGCGCGATGCACGTCAGTTGCGCAGATAACTCTGCATCGTATCATCGAGCGCATCTTTCCACGGCGTATGATGCTTCGGGGCCATGGTACCGGTCATGACCGATCGGTAGCTGTTGTCGCGGAACGCCATGATGTCCTTGATCTTGTGCTTCTTCCACTGGAAGAAAGCCTCGTCGGCGCCGTCGACATCGAAACTTGGATAGTCGGTCTCGGCGATCAGTTCCTTGATATAGTTGCCTTGGTAGCGGATCGCGTCATAGCTGTCCTTCCCGGCATCCTCGGCCGCGACCCGCTTCTCGACATCGGCGATCAGATCGTTCTTGGACGCAGGCAGGCTAATCCTGCCGAGGACGACGTCGCGCACCCACCAGGCCTGCGCATCGAACATGTTGAAGGTGTACCACTGATCCTGCATGCCGAGATAAAACAGCGCCGGGTTGTGGACGTAGACGACGCCCTTATAGAGATCGGCCGTGGCCAACCTGTTGGCGGTGCGCAGCCGCAACTCGTCCGCCATGAACGGGAAATGGTGCTTGTATCCGGTGCAGAGGATGATCGCATTGACGGTCGCGGTCGAGCCGTCCTTGAAGGTTGCGACATTGCCCTCGACCTTGGTCAGCAGAGGCACCTCCTTCCAGTTGGCCGGCCACTTGAAGCCCATGGCCTGCGTGCGATGGCTGACGGTGACCGACTTGCAACCATACTTCCAGCACTGGGAACCGATATCCTCGGCCGAGTAGCTGGTCCCGACGATCAGTATGTCCTGGCCGACAAATTCTCGTGCGTCGCGGAAGTCGTGTGCATGCAGGATGCGACCATTGAATGTGTCGAACCCGGGGAATTCGGGCACGTTGGGCGTTGAAAAGTGGCCCGACGCGACGATCACGTGGTCGAATTCTTCCGAGTAGGACCGGTCATTGGGAAGATCTTGCACAAGCACGGTGAACTTGCGGGTCCGCGCATCCCAGCTCACATACCTGACGACGCTGGAGAAGCGTATCCACGGACGCACGCCCGCCTTCTTCACGCGCCCTTCGATATAATCGAACAACACGGCCCGGGGCGGATAGGAAGCAATCTGTTTGCCGAAGTGCTCCTCGAAGGTATAGTCCGCGAATTCCAGCCCCTCCTTTGGGCCGTTGGACCAGAGATAGCGATACATCGAGCCATGCACCGGCTCGCCAAATTCGTCCAGGCCTGTGCGCCAGGTGTAGTTCCACAGCCCTCCCCAATTCTTCTGCTTTTCGAAGCAGACAATCTCCGGAATCTCCGTTTGCGGCGCTGCGGACGCGAAGGCGCGCAACTGAGCCAAGCCGGACGGACCGGCACCAATGATTGCAATTCGCTTTCTCATGCTAAATTCTCCCATTGGTTTAAACCAGTTTGTGATATTGGTTCTTTTGGTTCAGACCAGTTAGGATCGAATTTCGGCCTTTGTCAACAAATATTCATTTAGGGAAAGTCGATTTGCACGTTCGCATCGGTTGCCGCAACCGGGATCCGGGTGGGGCCTGCGCCCGGAGAAGCGCCCAATGAGCCCGGCCAGTTTCTCGCAACGGCTTGCCGTGAACGCACAAACCAAACGGCTGAGCGTCGGGGCGCATCAGACCGTCAAGGTAGGTTTTCTCGGGCCGCTCACGGGGCCAATTCGCTCATGGGGGCTACCAGGACTGAATGGCTGTCGCATCTGGGTGGACTGGATCAACCGCACCGGAGGAATGCTGATCGGGGGAGCCCGCCACAATGTCCAGCTGCTTGCCGAGGATTGTGGCTATGACCCTGAACGGGCGGCAGAAGGCGCCAGACGCCTGGTGCAGGACCAGGGCGTGGGGCTGCTGATGATGCTGGGTGGCGACACGTTCCGTCCAATCCAGGATTATCTGATGTCCCGGAAAGTTCTGACCTCGACGCTGCTGCCAAGCGATCTTTCGCCGGACACGCCGTATCTGATCGCCCCAAGCGAAATCCATCCACTCTACAACGTCACGGCGGTCGAGTGGCTTGCACGCAATCGCCCGGATCTGCGGCGCGTGGCGATGTGCAGCCAGACGGATGCGTTGGGGTTGCCCTCGCTTGCGACCTATCGGGCGGCCTTTGCCGCGGAGGGCATCGAGGCCGTGGGGGAGGTCCGCTATGCGCCGGAAGCGACAAATGCCGAGGAAATAGTCGGCGCGATGCTGACCCGCGAACCAGACATCCTGTGTTGGTGCACGAGCTACGAGCCGATGGTTCACGCATTGACGGTGGCTGCTTTCCGAGCGGGATTCCGGGGGCAGATCATTTCCTGCACCGCGGACAACTATCGTCGGCTGGCCGAGAGGACATCCGTCGAGTTCGTCGAGGGTTTCCTGTTCCAGTTTCCGGACTTCGACGATCCAGAGCTCCGCGACAAAGCCTTTTTCTTCAATCGGCCGGCCGAATTCTTCGATGAGTACAACCGCCGCTTTCCAGACAGCTGGACAGCCGTTTCATGGGAATATGTGGCCACGCTCGACCTTTGGCATGCGGCGGTCGAAAAGGCTGGAACGGCAGCGCCGGTCTCGGTTCTCGCGGCAATGAAGCATGGCGGTCTCGGCGAGCACGCTTTTGGAATAGCCAAATGGTCGGGTTCGGACCTGTTCGGCAATGACAATGCCCTTATCGGTGATTGGCCGGTGGTGCGTATCACCGGCGGCCAGGCTCGAATTGTGGCTTTCGGGTCGATCCCGGACTGGCTGCGGCGTCACGGGGTCCGATTGCGGCACGAACTGCGCGCGCTTGGACTGATGTGGGATCAGCGTCATTCCATGCCGAGCGAGTTGCGGATTTCCGCGGGGCTCGCGATGGCCGACGCTCAATCTTCCTGAAGGAGGAGCTTTTGTTCTTCGATCAAAAGCAGCTTGGCAAATTCGACCGCGCTCTCGATGTCGCGCGCAATGATGGCGTTGAGCAACGTATTGTAGCGTCGTTGATAGTCCTGGATCCGGCGAGGTGTCAGATGCCGCCGGTTGAGCGCGGCGCGAAAGCCTTGGCGACGCGCCTGGATCAACAGGTCATAGCAGGACGCAAGCAACGGGTTGCCCGCTCCGCGGGCTACCTGGCGGTGAAACTCTTCCTCGAGCCGGGCAAACTGGGCCGCGTCGGTCTGAACCAGTTCCATCGCAGACAGAATCTCGCCGAGGCCTTCGATGGCTCGCGGCGACATGTTGATGATGGCCAGCCGCATCATCTCGGGTTCTATGATTCCGCGCATGACGAGGAGGTCGAGCGGACTGCTCTCCGCAGCGACGCCTCCCGCGGCATCGTCCGGACCTGTCTGCCCCGTGACGTAGCTGCCGCTTCCGGCCCGGCGGCGGATAAAGCCGTGCGTTTCGAGTATGTCGAGCGCTTCGCGAACCGTGTTTCGGGCGACGCCAAGTTCGCTGGCCAGCGTTCGCTCCGAAGGCAGTCGTTCGTCGGCCGCGTATTGCTGGGAGCGTATGCGCGCCAACAGCGTATCCACCACCACCCGCACCGTCGCGCCGATCGAGTGATCCGCAATCAGAGCCAATGCCGCATCATGGTTTGGTGGCATCCCAACCTTCCTTTCCTGGCGACCGCCGGGAATTCATCAGAACTGCGCCATGACGACAATACCGTGATGGCCCCCGATCTTCGCGAGGACGCGCTTTTGCCGTATTTTGCGGCATCCATGCAAGCGCCGACTCCTGCCCATGCCTGTGGAGATTTCGCTCGTTGGGATGATGAACCTCCGGGTCTGGCGGCGCGTTTTCCACGCTTTGCGGTCGCCTTCGGTGGTTCAGTTCGACAGCCGGCCCCGCTGCAGCCGCTTTCCGTTCCACATTTTGCTGACAGGAAAAAATTTTTAACAGCATTATTGATTTTCGCGATCGTTTCTCCCAAACTGGTTGCCAACAACAGAGACAAAATGGGGATAACGAGATGACCAATTCCTGGAGATTTTCCACGCTCGGCGACCGCCATCGCGCGCTTGGTTCGAAGCTTGAAGACTGGAGCGGCATGGGCACCGCCTGGCAATATTCGGGCGATCCGGAGCGCGAGTACCTGGCGATCCGCACCAAGGCCGGCCTCATGGACGTTTCCGGCTTGAAGAAGGTGCATTTGAACGGCCCTGCGGCCACCCACATCATCGACCGCGCCACTACCCGCAACGCCGAGAAGATCATGCCCGGCCGTTCGGTCTATGCGACCATGCTGAACGACGCCGGCAAGTTCATCGACGACTGCGTGATCTACCGCATGGGGCCGAACAGCTGGATGGTGGTGCACGGCTCGGGCGGAGCCCATGAACAGCTGACCATGGCGGCCACGGGCCGCGACGTTGCCATCCGTTTCGACGACAATCTGCACGATCTGTCGCTGCAAGGGCCGCTCGCCGTCGACTACCTGCAGAAGCATGTGGAAGGCATCCGGAACCTGAACTACTTCAGCCATATGCACACCTCGCTTTTCGGTCTGCCCGTGACGATCTCGCGTACTGGCTACACCGGCGAGCGCGGCTATGAGATTTTCTGCCGCGGCCAGGACGCTCCTGCGATCTGGGACCGGATCCTGGAGGAGGGAGCGGGCATGGGCATCATCCCTTGCCGGTTCACGACGCTCGATCTGCTGAGGGCCGAAAGCTATCTGCTGTTCTTCCCGTACGACAATTCGGAGAAGTATCCCTTCGAGAACGAAGGTCCCGGCGACACGCTGTGGGAACTCGGGCTCGACTTCACCGTCTCGCCCGGCAAGGTGGGCTTCCGCGGCGCCGAGGAACATTACCGCCTGAAGGGCAAGGAGCGCTTCAAGATCTATGGCGTCAAGCTCGAAGGCAAGACGCCGGCCGAGGAGGGTGCGCCGTTGCTCAAGGACGGCAAAAAGGTCGGCGTGGTGACGATCGGCATGTATTCCCGCCTCAACGAGCACAACATCGGCATTGCCCGCATGCCCGTGGAATGCGCGGTCGACGGCGTGAAGATGACGGTTCAGAATTCGACCGGCGAAATTCCCTGCGTCGCTCATTCGATGCCATTCTTCGATGCGGACAAGAAGCGTCGCACCGCGAAGGGATGAGTTGCGGTGAGAGCCAACCAAAACGGAGCCGAGGGTCAAAGTCAGTGTTAGAAGGCTCGATTCCAAGCCGCCCCGTCTATGGCGTGCTGGAGATACGGCCGGGGCGGCTGCATCTGATGGTCGCCGACGCCGAAGGCGCCGAGGCGATCCTCGATTTGGCCGCCTCCGCGCCGGCGGATTTCTTCGCCGCGGCTCACATCATTTATCTGCCCAAGAAATCCGGCGACCGGTTCGTCGCCAGGTTACAGCAACTTGTCCCTGCCCAACTCTATGTCGGGCCGAGCTACGATGCCGCGCTTCCGCGGCTGAGGCGGGTCCTGGCGGGCGCGCATATGGGCCTGCAGGTCTACCTGGCGGGAACCGAAGGACTGATGGGGCAGGCGATGTTGGAGGTCACGCAGGCGGGCGTCCCACATTCCGCGATCCAGACGGAGCACCGCGGCTCGACCGTGCGCCGCGTGCAGTGCGTGCATTGCAAGGGTATCACCGAAGAGGTGACGCACGATCCTTTCCAATGCGCCCATTGCGGGCTGCATCT
Protein-coding sequences here:
- a CDS encoding aminomethyltransferase family protein, yielding MTLADYPAVTMGPPKASLILQPGLLAPGLERYQVPGSGAALIEIDAGDRVTIRNLEGGQACELVSFDAQGRTDPGILGAPTNSDASGLKALLAQGDESLQKFRLGLAQRNIDLGRAEAVRFFDSGTPAGAEQSFIVGREGMLAVAAPGAPMAVDGQDTTTPLEVLVRRSTIRSVRRFELPDPLAEPVLDLRVRSSTAKAYFVKAGDYIQIIDVDGRQCTDFQCFSARKLDKGRDLALDVTATRSLMGHAYPMPGLHAKYFDQDFEPLVEVVQDTCGRHDAFALACYAKYYDDIGYPGHINCSENFNDALAPHGVTSRAGWMAVNFFFNTGIDAHGVMYSDEPWSRPGDYVLLRALTDIVCVSSACPDDTTPANGWNPTDIHVRTYSGLNKFQRAVARRTTPEAEPKMTRETAFHSSFSKHTRNFVDYKGFWLPQEFSSEGAIEEYWACREKAVVMDLSALRKFEVTGPDSETLMQYTLTRDVRKLGVGQVVYTAMCYEHGGMIDDGTLLRLGKDNFRWICGDDYSGVWLREQAEKLGLRVLIRSSTDQLHNIAVQGPRSRDVLKDIVRTPPHQPALTELEWFRFTIGRIGDAEGVPILVSRTGYTGELGYEVWCHPRDAEKVFDAVWEAGQPHGLKSMGLAALDMVRIEAGLIFANYEFSDQTDPFEAGIGFTVPLKTKTDDFIGRDALIRRKEHPRHKLVGLDIDSNVAVGHGDCIHIGRAQIGVVTSSTRSPVLKKNIALARIDATHAEVGTEVEIGKLDGHQKRLPARIVPFAHYDPKKERPRS
- a CDS encoding GlxA family transcriptional regulator, with the protein product MLTAHTAHRSFSFYLLPGFSLQAFSCAIEVLRLANDAVGRNVYGWQVVSEDGQPVMSNCGLTVSIDSSLRNERERTQKSNLTSAAVICGGSSIPRPDRQLDAWLRECRMRRIPLICIGSGTVVAARAGLADGRRCAVHWEQLPLFCEQFPGVESTQTAFEHDGDLHSCSGGDAPFDMFLHLVERDHGSIVVNRICEKAIAFRMRSAGDRQRLPLHSRVKLNHKAVMKVIGLMEASLDDPMPVDELVALSGISRRQIERLFERELGRSPNRYYLELRLERGHLLLVSTNLPVVEVAVACGFISPSHFSKVYREAYGCAPHQTRLAARASGRSHRMNPALGVDHGGTSQRRFSMAG
- a CDS encoding NAD(P)/FAD-dependent oxidoreductase, with the protein product MRKRIAIIGAGPSGLAQLRAFASAAPQTEIPEIVCFEKQKNWGGLWNYTWRTGLDEFGEPVHGSMYRYLWSNGPKEGLEFADYTFEEHFGKQIASYPPRAVLFDYIEGRVKKAGVRPWIRFSSVVRYVSWDARTRKFTVLVQDLPNDRSYSEEFDHVIVASGHFSTPNVPEFPGFDTFNGRILHAHDFRDAREFVGQDILIVGTSYSAEDIGSQCWKYGCKSVTVSHRTQAMGFKWPANWKEVPLLTKVEGNVATFKDGSTATVNAIILCTGYKHHFPFMADELRLRTANRLATADLYKGVVYVHNPALFYLGMQDQWYTFNMFDAQAWWVRDVVLGRISLPASKNDLIADVEKRVAAEDAGKDSYDAIRYQGNYIKELIAETDYPSFDVDGADEAFFQWKKHKIKDIMAFRDNSYRSVMTGTMAPKHHTPWKDALDDTMQSYLRN
- a CDS encoding ABC transporter substrate-binding protein — protein: MSPASFSQRLAVNAQTKRLSVGAHQTVKVGFLGPLTGPIRSWGLPGLNGCRIWVDWINRTGGMLIGGARHNVQLLAEDCGYDPERAAEGARRLVQDQGVGLLMMLGGDTFRPIQDYLMSRKVLTSTLLPSDLSPDTPYLIAPSEIHPLYNVTAVEWLARNRPDLRRVAMCSQTDALGLPSLATYRAAFAAEGIEAVGEVRYAPEATNAEEIVGAMLTREPDILCWCTSYEPMVHALTVAAFRAGFRGQIISCTADNYRRLAERTSVEFVEGFLFQFPDFDDPELRDKAFFFNRPAEFFDEYNRRFPDSWTAVSWEYVATLDLWHAAVEKAGTAAPVSVLAAMKHGGLGEHAFGIAKWSGSDLFGNDNALIGDWPVVRITGGQARIVAFGSIPDWLRRHGVRLRHELRALGLMWDQRHSMPSELRISAGLAMADAQSS
- a CDS encoding FCD domain-containing protein, encoding MVDTLLARIRSQQYAADERLPSERTLASELGVARNTVREALDILETHGFIRRRAGSGSYVTGQTGPDDAAGGVAAESSPLDLLVMRGIIEPEMMRLAIINMSPRAIEGLGEILSAMELVQTDAAQFARLEEEFHRQVARGAGNPLLASCYDLLIQARRQGFRAALNRRHLTPRRIQDYQRRYNTLLNAIIARDIESAVEFAKLLLIEEQKLLLQED
- a CDS encoding aminomethyltransferase family protein, producing the protein MTNSWRFSTLGDRHRALGSKLEDWSGMGTAWQYSGDPEREYLAIRTKAGLMDVSGLKKVHLNGPAATHIIDRATTRNAEKIMPGRSVYATMLNDAGKFIDDCVIYRMGPNSWMVVHGSGGAHEQLTMAATGRDVAIRFDDNLHDLSLQGPLAVDYLQKHVEGIRNLNYFSHMHTSLFGLPVTISRTGYTGERGYEIFCRGQDAPAIWDRILEEGAGMGIIPCRFTTLDLLRAESYLLFFPYDNSEKYPFENEGPGDTLWELGLDFTVSPGKVGFRGAEEHYRLKGKERFKIYGVKLEGKTPAEEGAPLLKDGKKVGVVTIGMYSRLNEHNIGIARMPVECAVDGVKMTVQNSTGEIPCVAHSMPFFDADKKRRTAKG
- a CDS encoding dimethylamine monooxygenase subunit DmmA family protein, which encodes MSCGESQPKRSRGSKSVLEGSIPSRPVYGVLEIRPGRLHLMVADAEGAEAILDLAASAPADFFAAAHIIYLPKKSGDRFVARLQQLVPAQLYVGPSYDAALPRLRRVLAGAHMGLQVYLAGTEGLMGQAMLEVTQAGVPHSAIQTEHRGSTVRRVQCVHCKGITEEVTHDPFQCAHCGLHLFVRDHYSRRIAAFQGVRVDAEDPGNIPESVERFR